GAGGTCTCTCACAGTGGTCCTAGCACAACTCATTGAATTCAACCTAACAGGGTCCCTGCGGATTTTGGTATGATGCATCTTAATTCAGTTCAATACAGTTTCTTTatctagtttctcaaaaaaaaagaaaaaatcattagaATTTGAATATCTGAATTCTgctctaaaattattattattatatattaggTGAGATTCTATCCTTTATTCTTTAGTTGATGACAacaaattttaccaattgaatCAAGTGAATCCTGTTTAACCAATATAAAATACCTAAATTAAAggtaacatattttttttgttgctaaattttCTATGATCACCCGGTGTCTTTGGCAAAGAAGAAATATGATCAGAGAAAAGCAACCAACGTGGGCTTTGACAAAAGTAATATTGAAAGTTAAGTAACTACTCACTGAATTCCTCGATGTGCAACGAAAACCTCGTAGAGATGTGCAACTGAGGTGTCCGATTAGGTGGAACCCTCCAAGCGAAGGAATGTATGAAGCAAATTTTGATAGAGTGATATTCTCCGAGTTTTCCCTAGCTAGTATTGGTGTGGTGATTCGATTCTTGTGGGAATGTAATAGCAGCccttaacaaaaaaattccaacaccTCACTCAGTAGTTCTGGTGGAAGCCTTGGCAGCTAGTAGGGCAGCAAGTTTTGCTAGAGAACATTGCATTTCTAAGGTTGAGTTCGAAGGAGATGGTCAAAGAATTGTCACAGCTATCAACAACCAGGCGCCTTCAAAATCTATGTTTGGTCATGTTATTGAAGAGATTTGGATGCTGTTAGATATTTTTCATGAATATAGTTTTAGACATAAAAAGGGAGGGCAACTAGTTTGCTCATTCccttgcttaaaaaaaaaaaatgttaacattataaaaataagattCAGTCACTCAGAAAGTAATATATAAACATTGGAAAGAAGATAGAACCTAGAAGCCTAGAACTCACTTGGCAATATGTTGGCCCTTAATTACTGTTCTACAATTGCAATTCActtgattaaaatataaaaaggatCCATCACTAAATACCAACATCTGACATAAATTCTCGGACAGTGTTCTAGTTAGATCATATGTAAATCTACTCACATTTTCTCCTTTTCTATTAAGTATTAATAATCTTACATATTAGCATCCAAAAATATCCAAGAGCTGTAGACTGTGAACAACTTAGAAGTAATACCAGGATCTCTATCTTATTCTCTTCGTATATTCACCACTTCCTCTGCAAGTAATATCTCTCTGGCTCTCTAACAAACTCTGAGGACCTCTCAAGCTTGCACATTACAGCATTCTTGAAATTAATAGCTTCTTGTACCTGTGAACATGACCTTTGCATCCTAACCCCACTCAAACTACTCCTTGACTCCATCATTTCATTAAGTGAAAACCTTTTCTTTGGCCCTGTCTCAGGTCTTTGCTTAGGTGCACTATAAGACCTCAACTTAGCCTTAAAAGATTGAGTACTAGCCATGTAGTTGGGAAAATTCCCATATCCCCTGAAGAAGTTATCAGCACAGACGCTCTTAGCAGGCGTGACCGGTGCATTAGACCCTCCTGGATTCACAAAACGTGGGGTGCTTTGCGCGGTGGAGAACCTACATTCCTCACCGGTTAAGCCCCAATCATAGTCTTGGAAGTTCCGGCAATCAGGTATCACTAAACGGGCAGGAATTCGACTTGGGAGTGGGGAAGAGAGTGCTTGATAAGGTGTGTCATCGCCAAAGTCTGAAACAGAAGTGTTTGTTCTGCGAGATCTTGATTTAGGCGTGCCTGTATCAACCTCCACAATTTTTGGGCTTTCGTCAATGCTGTTAATTGTGGTGTCCAATGGAGCTGATAGCCTTCTGCTGTGGATTGGAGCTGTCTGCTGCTCACTTCTAGTGTCTTCAAATCTCTCCTGCAAAATTAGAGTGCATAATTATGAGATATAAATGCTATGTAAAGAAAATGTACtcttgttttttccttttctttcacaAGATTTTAAAATTGGGGTCTTTCTAATTACCACGGATTTTCGTGCTCGGATTTCAAATCTATTAGTTTCCTTGTTGATGAGCCCGCGAGCTTTCTGGGCCCGAACAGTGGCTTGAGCTCTAATAAGTGCCTGCATACTGTGAAGAGTTGCAGTGGCCTGCTTGCGCACTAAATAGCCTCTAACAAGTGCCTGTAACTTCACCAGTCCTTTCAGTGCTCGCAGCGCTTTTCTGGACTGTTCAGAATccaaaatccaagaaaataaaaattttcaattcatagacatccaaacaaaattcaaagtagAAAACTGGAGCATTCAGGACTTACTAGTTCTAAAACAAAGTTAATAATATTGTTGAAGAAGACCAAACCAAAAATTAGTCTTTTAGCAACAAACTAAGACCTATATCATATATGTAAGTCTTAGTTCACATCTAAGTAAACAAATTCATAAAGCTGTACAACCAACCAAACCTACACAATTAAACTCACAAAATTCAAACTAACTAGAAGCAGCAAAACCACTAATTGAAACCACAAATGTTGTTTTGGTACAAAATTAGCCAATACTTACTTACCAAATATCCCCTAAAGAAAGTTTGAATCTTCACAGCAGCCCACCTCTCTTGTCCACCACCAAAAATGGTGCCCCTGCCATGGCTTGTAAGCCTCACTACAGCCACAGCAGCTTGAGCAGCAGCCACTGCAGCATCAGCTGCAGCTGCCGTTGCTGCTGCCACAGCAATGGCGTGCTTGTTCTGCTCCTTCTCTGATTCTGTACTGTAGTATGATTTTAGCCAAGCAGCCTCGGCAACTGATATATTTGGGGGTATAGTCCCTGGATTATGACACaaggccacagagtctctcccAGAGTTGCTGCCTATACTACTACACCATTTCTTGTCTCTCCGGTTACTGGAATTGGAAttctctttgtctttctttATCCCAAACAACCCCTTAAGCCACCTTGTTGCCCTACCCATCTTCTCTCAGTGAAAGAGTAAGTGAGGGAAAAACCAAGAAATgttaagaaagagaagaagctAAAAAGGCTATTGCAGGTTTACAGCTCACCATCTTAGGCTCTTTCCATGTTCCGCAAAGTGGTGTAAGTGTAACAGAgttgtcaaagaaaaaaaagtcttcAAGAAACCGcctatatttgaaaaaattgtaaaagattttataactaaaataaatataagttcAGTGgaatttggcttttttttttttttttttttgggcagaAAAAGATAAGAAGGGAAAGGAAAAAACTCTGTCAAGGCCTCGTGAAATTCTGTATTACATGACAAAAACTTGCCGCTGGAACGTACAGGctgtctaaaaataaatataaagtaaTTTAATTACAGTAACTTAATTGGAAGTTACAAGAAAGTGAAACGTTATATTAGAGAAAATATGGTAAAATAATCAGATAGATAGGCCCGTGTGGTATAGTAATTTaacaatattacatgtatttttacatatttttttatttatatatattttaaaaaaatacaaacaatgttactaaaaaaatgttatcaaacggtttcataatttttacctaaaaaaaaaaataataataagaataaccAACCTTGGTAGAATCAGAttctcaaaatgaaaacaatgacAGGtcagaaaaagaaacaaagcaaaacagaATGAAAGTGAAACGCTCGAATTCTCACTCCCGCCAATCAGAAACTCAGAAAAAGCTTTGtcttttataaatgaaaaagatcACCAACAGTGAAAAAACACTCTCTCTCACctcactcttttctctcttattaCTTTCTGGAGCGACGTGTcctcaaaaagaaagatacctCATCGTCCTCCTCTGACAATCTCGTGAAGTTACATTAATATATGCTACTCTTTTTCATATCCCacttttttctattctttgcAACTGTTTCTCTCCCTTCGTTTTCACTGCAAAACCGtagtaaataaatataaataacaaatgGTACCATACCACCATTTATATTATTACTCTCTTAAATCCCGGGACCAAAAAAACTGGTTGTGACATGTAAAGAGAAACAAATCATCTGCCTTTGCATTTGCACATTGTTCTATTTCACCGTTAAAGCAGAACCCATAACTGATGTCAATTTTGTTGGTTCTACTTTCACTTTGTTAACCAACTGAGAAATGGCTGAGGCTCCTGCAAATACAACCCGCTTTAAttatttctcttccttttcaTTGTTTGAAAAGTTCTTTCGGTTGTAACAGCATCTAACAGTGATTTCAGAATTCTTTTTTACTGTTCCTTTTAGATGTTTCTTTCAATTATTCATGCAATTGATAATTCAACTCTCATGTCTATTTTTCCCCTACCCTTTTTTCTGCGACTCTGAAACGCTGCTTAAAGATTAGATGACATATAATACACAAGTTACTTtccaaaaaatgataataaaggTTCTTATGCTGTGGACTTGCTTTAACACTGGTCAGTCATTTCCTTGTCACATTGTACAATTGCAATTATTATATTCTTggtttctgatttttttttttttttaaaccttcctttttattttttttttcccaactaaTGAAAACACAAACTTGGTTTATTCATTAACCACCTAGAATTGCTCAAAGTCTAGTTATTCACATGGAGAACAAACCTCCTGTTTTACTTTTTTCAtgctactttcttttttttttttttttttttttttttttttttttttttttttttttttttttttttttttgctgcacTCTATATTCTACAAATAAACACTTAACACAAGTTAactcatttaattaaattctatttttttttttccttcttcttattTCAC
This DNA window, taken from Quercus robur chromosome 2, dhQueRobu3.1, whole genome shotgun sequence, encodes the following:
- the LOC126713700 gene encoding protein IQ-domain 26-like codes for the protein MGRATRWLKGLFGIKKDKENSNSSNRRDKKWCSSIGSNSGRDSVALCHNPGTIPPNISVAEAAWLKSYYSTESEKEQNKHAIAVAAATAAAADAAVAAAQAAVAVVRLTSHGRGTIFGGGQERWAAVKIQTFFRGYLSRKALRALKGLVKLQALVRGYLVRKQATATLHSMQALIRAQATVRAQKARGLINKETNRFEIRARKSVERFEDTRSEQQTAPIHSRRLSAPLDTTINSIDESPKIVEVDTGTPKSRSRRTNTSVSDFGDDTPYQALSSPLPSRIPARLVIPDCRNFQDYDWGLTGEECRFSTAQSTPRFVNPGGSNAPVTPAKSVCADNFFRGYGNFPNYMASTQSFKAKLRSYSAPKQRPETGPKKRFSLNEMMESRSSLSGVRMQRSCSQVQEAINFKNAVMCKLERSSEFVREPERYYLQRKW